A genome region from Clupea harengus chromosome 7, Ch_v2.0.2, whole genome shotgun sequence includes the following:
- the LOC105894387 gene encoding ubiquitin-associated protein 2-like isoform X3, which produces MMTALVNDPSGVNPSLSTHTSHQKQIQATAEQIRLAQMIYDKNDSEFEDKVKQLVEVTGRTQDECMVSLHDCNEDVNRAINLLLEGVTDQSSWETVGKRRGLDKDGKSETKDNREKRGERDVGRGRAAARRGRGGFRSREVESGGVEASIRRGRGRGVVARGRGRGTAVRGFSSGAMGTFNPSEYGSGSTHRDGGEAEVNGGGAGPWRNVDDWAAEDWSEDLIETKVFTSSSALAANTHLTSGNSMDLCTLMSQSGEGAVDADPEPLGQSLVFTNSQHTQAHTRTATHSYAAAASSTGLSGGSAVVTKVVHPEPVAVETPAIRRPEAPPSDITTEAHMRAHTHFTSSVSTHTPTHTPPITATCDSKTSRTTAPTHIEVPPQPEPSAILSQHALQQSVATPEVSHPALPEGSSLGAASAPEFPAPLRQSRPQKRRPAPPSKIPSSAVEMPGSVDVSSGLNVQFGALDFASEPISMETTQPDSSSDSAQDPIPQNNLPPRSASDSLATSLDSVYPAPSRGLPNATAMPSNTQRLAPSTLDSAPLTNGFSEVRTPNSQDTLKSDASPQPSAASPVATPSHSVSMAALSSAHMSGSTVSSSSSLAFPHLSLSQMSAEAPVVSSVPAGAPGLTPNGSSRSAVQPSATPGKTLPPMMASQYIMSPGGLLPAYPQMYGYEDMQMMQSMQSRMPMDYYGVTYPGTTATIPGRDGVLASNPYSGETTKFGRGDSASPVPPTSLSSAPPTRLQWHSRRRRRSLLRAKRRRRRRRRPRHRPRPRPRPSSAHHCLQATATLLCPTTLQCLVPSSTPSSCRPTPSSPHSTHPTQALMIFLKRRSSVKDMGVQPNHNPRESTTLEAVGSLI; this is translated from the exons ATGATGACTGCTTTAGTCAATGACCCCTCCGGAGTAAACCCatccctctctacacacacatctcatcagaAACAGATACAG GCTACAGCTGAGCAGATCCGACTTGCTCAGATGATCTATGACAAAAATGATTCAGAATTCGAGGACAAAGTCAAACAG CTGGTTGAGGTAACCGGGCGAACTCAGGATGAGTGCATGGTATCCCTTCATGACTGCAATGAAGACGTCAACAGAGCTATCAACCTGCTGCTGGAGGGGGTGACTGACCAG AGCTCCTGGGAGACTGTAGGCAAGAGGCGTGGCCTGGATAAAGATGGCAAGAGTGAGACGAAggacaacagagagaagagaggagagagggatgtaggcAGAGGTCGTGCAGCCGCCCGCAGGGGAAGAGGAGGCTTCCGCTCacgtgaag tggagagtgggggggtggaggccaGCATTCGCCGGGGACGTGGCAGAG gtgttgtaGCCAGAGGCCGGGGCAGAGGAACAGCTGTCAGAGGATTTTCATCCGGAGCAATGGG GACGTTTAATCCCTCTGAATACGGTTCTGGCTCCACTCACAGAGACGGCGGTGAAGCGGAAGTCAATGGAGGAGGAGCAG GCCCCTGGAGGAATGTGGACGACTGGGCAGCTGAGGACTGGAGCGAAGAC CTGATTGAGACCAAAGtgttcacctcctcctctgccttggctgccaacacacacctcacatctgGGAACAG taTGGATCTGTGTACGCTGATGTCTCAGTCAGGAGAGGGCGCTGTGGATGCTGATCCTGAGCCATTAGGCCAGAGCCTGGTGTTCACCAACTCCcaacacacgcaagcacacacacggacagccACTCACTCCTACGCTGCTGCAGCATCA TCAACTGGGTTGAGTGGAGGTTCAGCAGTGGTCACGAAGGTGGTCCATCCCGAGCCTGTTGCCGTGGAGACCCCGGCAATAAGAAGACCCGAAGCCCCGCCCTCAGACATCACCACAGAagcacacatgcgcgcgcacacacacttcacctccagtgtcagcacacacacgccaacacacaccccccccatcaCTGCTACGTGCGACAGCAAGACCAGCAGGACCACTGCCCCAACACaca TTGAAGTGCCTCCCCAGCCAGAGCCATCTGCAATTctttcccagcatgccttgcaGCAATCTGTTGCCACTCCGGAGGTGTCTCACCCCGCACTGCCCGAGGGCTCGTCTCTAGGGGCAGCGTCGGCCCCCGAGTTCCCAGCCCCCCTCAGGCAAAGCAGGCCACAGAAACGCCGCCCTGCCCCGCCGTCTAAG atcCCCTCCTCTGCAGTGGAAATGCCCGGCTCAGTGGACGTGAGTAGCGGGCTCAACGTGCAGTTTGGTGCGCTGGACTTCGCCTCTGAACCCATCTCCATGGAAACGACACAGCCAGACAGTAGCTCTGACTCCGCCCAAGACCCCATCCCACAAAATAACCTGCCCCCTAGATCTGCAAG TGACTCCCTGGCCACCtccctggactctgtttaccctGCCCCTTCCCGAGGTCTGCCCAATGCCACAGCCATGCCAAGCAACACCCAGAGGCTGGCGCCTAGCACGCTGGATTCGGCCCCACTTACA AATGGCTTCAGTGAAGTAAGAACTCCCAACTCTCAGGACA cattgAAGTCTGACGCCAGCCCTCAGCCCTCAGCCGCTTCACCTGTGGCCACACCCTCCCACAGTGTTTCCATGGCAGCACTCAGCAG cgCCCATATGTCTGGATCCACGGTCTCGAGCAGCTCATCTCTGGCA tttccccatctctctctctctcagatgtctGCGGAGGCACCAGTGGTCAGTAGTGTGCCAGCGGGCGCGCCTGGACTCACACCCAACGGCTCGTCCAGAAGTGCAGTCCAACCTAGTGCTACACCTG GCAAAACTCTTCCTCCTATGATGGCCAGTCAGTACATCATGAGTCCAGGAGGCCTGCTCCCTGCCTACCCG CAGATGTATGGCTATGAGGACATGCAGATGATGCAGTCGATGCAGTCACGCATGCCCATG GACTATTATGGAGTTACCTATCCTGGTACCACGGCAACAATCCCGGGCAGAGATGGGGTATTAGCCAGTAACCCCTACTCAG gtgaaACCACTAAATTTGGGCGTGGTGACTCTGCTTCCCCAGTCCCTCCCACCTCCCTGTCCTCGGCCCCCCCCACCAGGCTGCAGTGGCACAGTCGCAGGCGCAGGCGCAGTCTGCTCAGAGCCAAGCGCAGACGCAGGCGCAGGCGCAGGCCCAGGcacaggcccaggcccaggcccaggccttCCTCAGCCCACCACTGCCTCCAGGCTACAGCTACCCTGCTATGCCCTACTACCCTGCAATGCCTGGTCCCTTCCAGTACCCCCTCCTCATGCAGGCCAACGCCAAGCAGCCCACACAGTACCCACCCTACACAG gctttgATGATCTTTCTCAAGCGGCGGAGTTCAGTAAAGGATATGGGGGTTCAGCCCAATCACAACCCAAGGGAATCAACAACACTG GAAGCAGTGGGGTCCCTGATCTGA
- the LOC105894387 gene encoding ubiquitin-associated protein 2-like isoform X1, translating to MMTALVNDPSGVNPSLSTHTSHQKQIQATAEQIRLAQMIYDKNDSEFEDKVKQLVEVTGRTQDECMVSLHDCNEDVNRAINLLLEGVTDQSSWETVGKRRGLDKDGKSETKDNREKRGERDVGRGRAAARRGRGGFRSREVESGGVEASIRRGRGRGVVARGRGRGTAVRGFSSGAMGTFNPSEYGSGSTHRDGGEAEVNGGGAGPWRNVDDWAAEDWSEDLIETKVFTSSSALAANTHLTSGNSMDLCTLMSQSGEGAVDADPEPLGQSLVFTNSQHTQAHTRTATHSYAAAASSTGLSGGSAVVTKVVHPEPVAVETPAIRRPEAPPSDITTEAHMRAHTHFTSSVSTHTPTHTPPITATCDSKTSRTTAPTHIEVPPQPEPSAILSQHALQQSVATPEVSHPALPEGSSLGAASAPEFPAPLRQSRPQKRRPAPPSKIPSSAVEMPGSVDVSSGLNVQFGALDFASEPISMETTQPDSSSDSAQDPIPQNNLPPRSASDSLATSLDSVYPAPSRGLPNATAMPSNTQRLAPSTLDSAPLTNGFSEVRTPNSQDTLKSDASPQPSAASPVATPSHSVSMAALSSAHMSGSTVSSSSSLAFPHLSLSQMSAEAPVVSSVPAGAPGLTPNGSSRSAVQPSATPGKTLPPMMASQYIMSPGGLLPAYPQMYGYEDMQMMQSMQSRMPMDYYGVTYPGTTATIPGRDGVLASNPYSGETTKFGRGDSASPVPPTSLSSAPPTRLQWHSRRRRRSLLRAKRRRRRRRRPRHRPRPRPRPSSAHHCLQATATLLCPTTLQCLVPSSTPSSCRPTPSSPHSTHPTQALMIFLKRRSSVKDMGVQPNHNPRESTTLVKEAVGSLI from the exons ATGATGACTGCTTTAGTCAATGACCCCTCCGGAGTAAACCCatccctctctacacacacatctcatcagaAACAGATACAG GCTACAGCTGAGCAGATCCGACTTGCTCAGATGATCTATGACAAAAATGATTCAGAATTCGAGGACAAAGTCAAACAG CTGGTTGAGGTAACCGGGCGAACTCAGGATGAGTGCATGGTATCCCTTCATGACTGCAATGAAGACGTCAACAGAGCTATCAACCTGCTGCTGGAGGGGGTGACTGACCAG AGCTCCTGGGAGACTGTAGGCAAGAGGCGTGGCCTGGATAAAGATGGCAAGAGTGAGACGAAggacaacagagagaagagaggagagagggatgtaggcAGAGGTCGTGCAGCCGCCCGCAGGGGAAGAGGAGGCTTCCGCTCacgtgaag tggagagtgggggggtggaggccaGCATTCGCCGGGGACGTGGCAGAG gtgttgtaGCCAGAGGCCGGGGCAGAGGAACAGCTGTCAGAGGATTTTCATCCGGAGCAATGGG GACGTTTAATCCCTCTGAATACGGTTCTGGCTCCACTCACAGAGACGGCGGTGAAGCGGAAGTCAATGGAGGAGGAGCAG GCCCCTGGAGGAATGTGGACGACTGGGCAGCTGAGGACTGGAGCGAAGAC CTGATTGAGACCAAAGtgttcacctcctcctctgccttggctgccaacacacacctcacatctgGGAACAG taTGGATCTGTGTACGCTGATGTCTCAGTCAGGAGAGGGCGCTGTGGATGCTGATCCTGAGCCATTAGGCCAGAGCCTGGTGTTCACCAACTCCcaacacacgcaagcacacacacggacagccACTCACTCCTACGCTGCTGCAGCATCA TCAACTGGGTTGAGTGGAGGTTCAGCAGTGGTCACGAAGGTGGTCCATCCCGAGCCTGTTGCCGTGGAGACCCCGGCAATAAGAAGACCCGAAGCCCCGCCCTCAGACATCACCACAGAagcacacatgcgcgcgcacacacacttcacctccagtgtcagcacacacacgccaacacacaccccccccatcaCTGCTACGTGCGACAGCAAGACCAGCAGGACCACTGCCCCAACACaca TTGAAGTGCCTCCCCAGCCAGAGCCATCTGCAATTctttcccagcatgccttgcaGCAATCTGTTGCCACTCCGGAGGTGTCTCACCCCGCACTGCCCGAGGGCTCGTCTCTAGGGGCAGCGTCGGCCCCCGAGTTCCCAGCCCCCCTCAGGCAAAGCAGGCCACAGAAACGCCGCCCTGCCCCGCCGTCTAAG atcCCCTCCTCTGCAGTGGAAATGCCCGGCTCAGTGGACGTGAGTAGCGGGCTCAACGTGCAGTTTGGTGCGCTGGACTTCGCCTCTGAACCCATCTCCATGGAAACGACACAGCCAGACAGTAGCTCTGACTCCGCCCAAGACCCCATCCCACAAAATAACCTGCCCCCTAGATCTGCAAG TGACTCCCTGGCCACCtccctggactctgtttaccctGCCCCTTCCCGAGGTCTGCCCAATGCCACAGCCATGCCAAGCAACACCCAGAGGCTGGCGCCTAGCACGCTGGATTCGGCCCCACTTACA AATGGCTTCAGTGAAGTAAGAACTCCCAACTCTCAGGACA cattgAAGTCTGACGCCAGCCCTCAGCCCTCAGCCGCTTCACCTGTGGCCACACCCTCCCACAGTGTTTCCATGGCAGCACTCAGCAG cgCCCATATGTCTGGATCCACGGTCTCGAGCAGCTCATCTCTGGCA tttccccatctctctctctctcagatgtctGCGGAGGCACCAGTGGTCAGTAGTGTGCCAGCGGGCGCGCCTGGACTCACACCCAACGGCTCGTCCAGAAGTGCAGTCCAACCTAGTGCTACACCTG GCAAAACTCTTCCTCCTATGATGGCCAGTCAGTACATCATGAGTCCAGGAGGCCTGCTCCCTGCCTACCCG CAGATGTATGGCTATGAGGACATGCAGATGATGCAGTCGATGCAGTCACGCATGCCCATG GACTATTATGGAGTTACCTATCCTGGTACCACGGCAACAATCCCGGGCAGAGATGGGGTATTAGCCAGTAACCCCTACTCAG gtgaaACCACTAAATTTGGGCGTGGTGACTCTGCTTCCCCAGTCCCTCCCACCTCCCTGTCCTCGGCCCCCCCCACCAGGCTGCAGTGGCACAGTCGCAGGCGCAGGCGCAGTCTGCTCAGAGCCAAGCGCAGACGCAGGCGCAGGCGCAGGCCCAGGcacaggcccaggcccaggcccaggccttCCTCAGCCCACCACTGCCTCCAGGCTACAGCTACCCTGCTATGCCCTACTACCCTGCAATGCCTGGTCCCTTCCAGTACCCCCTCCTCATGCAGGCCAACGCCAAGCAGCCCACACAGTACCCACCCTACACAG gctttgATGATCTTTCTCAAGCGGCGGAGTTCAGTAAAGGATATGGGGGTTCAGCCCAATCACAACCCAAGGGAATCAACAACACTGGTAAAG GAAGCAGTGGGGTCCCTGATCTGA
- the LOC105894387 gene encoding ubiquitin-associated protein 2-like isoform X5, producing MMTALVNDPSGVNPSLSTHTSHQKQIQATAEQIRLAQMIYDKNDSEFEDKVKQLVEVTGRTQDECMVSLHDCNEDVNRAINLLLEGVTDQSSWETVGKRRGLDKDGKSETKDNREKRGERDVGRGRAAARRGRGGFRSREVESGGVEASIRRGRGRGVVARGRGRGTAVRGFSSGAMGTFNPSEYGSGSTHRDGGEAEVNGGGAGPWRNVDDWAAEDWSEDLIETKVFTSSSALAANTHLTSGNSMDLCTLMSQSGEGAVDADPEPLGQSLVFTNSQHTQAHTRTATHSYAAAASSTGLSGGSAVVTKVVHPEPVAVETPAIRRPEAPPSDITTEAHMRAHTHFTSSVSTHTPTHTPPITATCDSKTSRTTAPTHIEVPPQPEPSAILSQHALQQSVATPEVSHPALPEGSSLGAASAPEFPAPLRQSRPQKRRPAPPSKIPSSAVEMPGSVDVSSGLNVQFGALDFASEPISMETTQPDSSSDSAQDPIPQNNLPPRSASDSLATSLDSVYPAPSRGLPNATAMPSNTQRLAPSTLDSAPLTNGFSEVRTPNSQDTLKSDASPQPSAASPVATPSHSVSMAALSSAHMSGSTVSSSSSLAFPHLSLSQMSAEAPVVSSVPAGAPGLTPNGSSRSAVQPSATPGKTLPPMMASQYIMSPGGLLPAYPQMYGYEDMQMMQSMQSRMPMDYYGVTYPGTTATIPGRDGVLASNPYSVPPTSLSSAPPTRLQWHSRRRRRSLLRAKRRRRRRRRPRHRPRPRPRPSSAHHCLQATATLLCPTTLQCLVPSSTPSSCRPTPSSPHSTHPTQALMIFLKRRSSVKDMGVQPNHNPRESTTLVKEAVGSLI from the exons ATGATGACTGCTTTAGTCAATGACCCCTCCGGAGTAAACCCatccctctctacacacacatctcatcagaAACAGATACAG GCTACAGCTGAGCAGATCCGACTTGCTCAGATGATCTATGACAAAAATGATTCAGAATTCGAGGACAAAGTCAAACAG CTGGTTGAGGTAACCGGGCGAACTCAGGATGAGTGCATGGTATCCCTTCATGACTGCAATGAAGACGTCAACAGAGCTATCAACCTGCTGCTGGAGGGGGTGACTGACCAG AGCTCCTGGGAGACTGTAGGCAAGAGGCGTGGCCTGGATAAAGATGGCAAGAGTGAGACGAAggacaacagagagaagagaggagagagggatgtaggcAGAGGTCGTGCAGCCGCCCGCAGGGGAAGAGGAGGCTTCCGCTCacgtgaag tggagagtgggggggtggaggccaGCATTCGCCGGGGACGTGGCAGAG gtgttgtaGCCAGAGGCCGGGGCAGAGGAACAGCTGTCAGAGGATTTTCATCCGGAGCAATGGG GACGTTTAATCCCTCTGAATACGGTTCTGGCTCCACTCACAGAGACGGCGGTGAAGCGGAAGTCAATGGAGGAGGAGCAG GCCCCTGGAGGAATGTGGACGACTGGGCAGCTGAGGACTGGAGCGAAGAC CTGATTGAGACCAAAGtgttcacctcctcctctgccttggctgccaacacacacctcacatctgGGAACAG taTGGATCTGTGTACGCTGATGTCTCAGTCAGGAGAGGGCGCTGTGGATGCTGATCCTGAGCCATTAGGCCAGAGCCTGGTGTTCACCAACTCCcaacacacgcaagcacacacacggacagccACTCACTCCTACGCTGCTGCAGCATCA TCAACTGGGTTGAGTGGAGGTTCAGCAGTGGTCACGAAGGTGGTCCATCCCGAGCCTGTTGCCGTGGAGACCCCGGCAATAAGAAGACCCGAAGCCCCGCCCTCAGACATCACCACAGAagcacacatgcgcgcgcacacacacttcacctccagtgtcagcacacacacgccaacacacaccccccccatcaCTGCTACGTGCGACAGCAAGACCAGCAGGACCACTGCCCCAACACaca TTGAAGTGCCTCCCCAGCCAGAGCCATCTGCAATTctttcccagcatgccttgcaGCAATCTGTTGCCACTCCGGAGGTGTCTCACCCCGCACTGCCCGAGGGCTCGTCTCTAGGGGCAGCGTCGGCCCCCGAGTTCCCAGCCCCCCTCAGGCAAAGCAGGCCACAGAAACGCCGCCCTGCCCCGCCGTCTAAG atcCCCTCCTCTGCAGTGGAAATGCCCGGCTCAGTGGACGTGAGTAGCGGGCTCAACGTGCAGTTTGGTGCGCTGGACTTCGCCTCTGAACCCATCTCCATGGAAACGACACAGCCAGACAGTAGCTCTGACTCCGCCCAAGACCCCATCCCACAAAATAACCTGCCCCCTAGATCTGCAAG TGACTCCCTGGCCACCtccctggactctgtttaccctGCCCCTTCCCGAGGTCTGCCCAATGCCACAGCCATGCCAAGCAACACCCAGAGGCTGGCGCCTAGCACGCTGGATTCGGCCCCACTTACA AATGGCTTCAGTGAAGTAAGAACTCCCAACTCTCAGGACA cattgAAGTCTGACGCCAGCCCTCAGCCCTCAGCCGCTTCACCTGTGGCCACACCCTCCCACAGTGTTTCCATGGCAGCACTCAGCAG cgCCCATATGTCTGGATCCACGGTCTCGAGCAGCTCATCTCTGGCA tttccccatctctctctctctcagatgtctGCGGAGGCACCAGTGGTCAGTAGTGTGCCAGCGGGCGCGCCTGGACTCACACCCAACGGCTCGTCCAGAAGTGCAGTCCAACCTAGTGCTACACCTG GCAAAACTCTTCCTCCTATGATGGCCAGTCAGTACATCATGAGTCCAGGAGGCCTGCTCCCTGCCTACCCG CAGATGTATGGCTATGAGGACATGCAGATGATGCAGTCGATGCAGTCACGCATGCCCATG GACTATTATGGAGTTACCTATCCTGGTACCACGGCAACAATCCCGGGCAGAGATGGGGTATTAGCCAGTAACCCCTACTCAG TCCCTCCCACCTCCCTGTCCTCGGCCCCCCCCACCAGGCTGCAGTGGCACAGTCGCAGGCGCAGGCGCAGTCTGCTCAGAGCCAAGCGCAGACGCAGGCGCAGGCGCAGGCCCAGGcacaggcccaggcccaggcccaggccttCCTCAGCCCACCACTGCCTCCAGGCTACAGCTACCCTGCTATGCCCTACTACCCTGCAATGCCTGGTCCCTTCCAGTACCCCCTCCTCATGCAGGCCAACGCCAAGCAGCCCACACAGTACCCACCCTACACAG gctttgATGATCTTTCTCAAGCGGCGGAGTTCAGTAAAGGATATGGGGGTTCAGCCCAATCACAACCCAAGGGAATCAACAACACTGGTAAAG GAAGCAGTGGGGTCCCTGATCTGA
- the LOC105894387 gene encoding ubiquitin-associated protein 2-like isoform X2, with protein MMTALVNDPSGVNPSLSTHTSHQKQIQATAEQIRLAQMIYDKNDSEFEDKVKQLVEVTGRTQDECMVSLHDCNEDVNRAINLLLEGVTDQSSWETVGKRRGLDKDGKSETKDNREKRGERDVGRGRAAARRGRGGFRSREVESGGVEASIRRGRGRGVVARGRGRGTAVRGFSSGAMGTFNPSEYGSGSTHRDGGEAEVNGGGAGPWRNVDDWAAEDWSEDLIETKVFTSSSALAANTHLTSGNSMDLCTLMSQSGEGAVDADPEPLGQSLVFTNSQHTQAHTRTATHSYAAAASSTGLSGGSAVVTKVVHPEPVAVETPAIRRPEAPPSDITTEAHMRAHTHFTSSVSTHTPTHTPPITATCDSKTSRTTAPTHIEVPPQPEPSAILSQHALQQSVATPEVSHPALPEGSSLGAASAPEFPAPLRQSRPQKRRPAPPSKIPSSAVEMPGSVDVSSGLNVQFGALDFASEPISMETTQPDSSSDSAQDPIPQNNLPPRSASDSLATSLDSVYPAPSRGLPNATAMPSNTQRLAPSTLDSAPLTNGFSEVRTPNSQDTLKSDASPQPSAASPVATPSHSVSMAALSSAHMSGSTVSSSSSLAFPHLSLSQMSAEAPVVSSVPAGAPGLTPNGSSRSAVQPSATPGKTLPPMMASQYIMSPGGLLPAYPMYGYEDMQMMQSMQSRMPMDYYGVTYPGTTATIPGRDGVLASNPYSGETTKFGRGDSASPVPPTSLSSAPPTRLQWHSRRRRRSLLRAKRRRRRRRRPRHRPRPRPRPSSAHHCLQATATLLCPTTLQCLVPSSTPSSCRPTPSSPHSTHPTQALMIFLKRRSSVKDMGVQPNHNPRESTTLVKEAVGSLI; from the exons ATGATGACTGCTTTAGTCAATGACCCCTCCGGAGTAAACCCatccctctctacacacacatctcatcagaAACAGATACAG GCTACAGCTGAGCAGATCCGACTTGCTCAGATGATCTATGACAAAAATGATTCAGAATTCGAGGACAAAGTCAAACAG CTGGTTGAGGTAACCGGGCGAACTCAGGATGAGTGCATGGTATCCCTTCATGACTGCAATGAAGACGTCAACAGAGCTATCAACCTGCTGCTGGAGGGGGTGACTGACCAG AGCTCCTGGGAGACTGTAGGCAAGAGGCGTGGCCTGGATAAAGATGGCAAGAGTGAGACGAAggacaacagagagaagagaggagagagggatgtaggcAGAGGTCGTGCAGCCGCCCGCAGGGGAAGAGGAGGCTTCCGCTCacgtgaag tggagagtgggggggtggaggccaGCATTCGCCGGGGACGTGGCAGAG gtgttgtaGCCAGAGGCCGGGGCAGAGGAACAGCTGTCAGAGGATTTTCATCCGGAGCAATGGG GACGTTTAATCCCTCTGAATACGGTTCTGGCTCCACTCACAGAGACGGCGGTGAAGCGGAAGTCAATGGAGGAGGAGCAG GCCCCTGGAGGAATGTGGACGACTGGGCAGCTGAGGACTGGAGCGAAGAC CTGATTGAGACCAAAGtgttcacctcctcctctgccttggctgccaacacacacctcacatctgGGAACAG taTGGATCTGTGTACGCTGATGTCTCAGTCAGGAGAGGGCGCTGTGGATGCTGATCCTGAGCCATTAGGCCAGAGCCTGGTGTTCACCAACTCCcaacacacgcaagcacacacacggacagccACTCACTCCTACGCTGCTGCAGCATCA TCAACTGGGTTGAGTGGAGGTTCAGCAGTGGTCACGAAGGTGGTCCATCCCGAGCCTGTTGCCGTGGAGACCCCGGCAATAAGAAGACCCGAAGCCCCGCCCTCAGACATCACCACAGAagcacacatgcgcgcgcacacacacttcacctccagtgtcagcacacacacgccaacacacaccccccccatcaCTGCTACGTGCGACAGCAAGACCAGCAGGACCACTGCCCCAACACaca TTGAAGTGCCTCCCCAGCCAGAGCCATCTGCAATTctttcccagcatgccttgcaGCAATCTGTTGCCACTCCGGAGGTGTCTCACCCCGCACTGCCCGAGGGCTCGTCTCTAGGGGCAGCGTCGGCCCCCGAGTTCCCAGCCCCCCTCAGGCAAAGCAGGCCACAGAAACGCCGCCCTGCCCCGCCGTCTAAG atcCCCTCCTCTGCAGTGGAAATGCCCGGCTCAGTGGACGTGAGTAGCGGGCTCAACGTGCAGTTTGGTGCGCTGGACTTCGCCTCTGAACCCATCTCCATGGAAACGACACAGCCAGACAGTAGCTCTGACTCCGCCCAAGACCCCATCCCACAAAATAACCTGCCCCCTAGATCTGCAAG TGACTCCCTGGCCACCtccctggactctgtttaccctGCCCCTTCCCGAGGTCTGCCCAATGCCACAGCCATGCCAAGCAACACCCAGAGGCTGGCGCCTAGCACGCTGGATTCGGCCCCACTTACA AATGGCTTCAGTGAAGTAAGAACTCCCAACTCTCAGGACA cattgAAGTCTGACGCCAGCCCTCAGCCCTCAGCCGCTTCACCTGTGGCCACACCCTCCCACAGTGTTTCCATGGCAGCACTCAGCAG cgCCCATATGTCTGGATCCACGGTCTCGAGCAGCTCATCTCTGGCA tttccccatctctctctctctcagatgtctGCGGAGGCACCAGTGGTCAGTAGTGTGCCAGCGGGCGCGCCTGGACTCACACCCAACGGCTCGTCCAGAAGTGCAGTCCAACCTAGTGCTACACCTG GCAAAACTCTTCCTCCTATGATGGCCAGTCAGTACATCATGAGTCCAGGAGGCCTGCTCCCTGCCTACCCG ATGTATGGCTATGAGGACATGCAGATGATGCAGTCGATGCAGTCACGCATGCCCATG GACTATTATGGAGTTACCTATCCTGGTACCACGGCAACAATCCCGGGCAGAGATGGGGTATTAGCCAGTAACCCCTACTCAG gtgaaACCACTAAATTTGGGCGTGGTGACTCTGCTTCCCCAGTCCCTCCCACCTCCCTGTCCTCGGCCCCCCCCACCAGGCTGCAGTGGCACAGTCGCAGGCGCAGGCGCAGTCTGCTCAGAGCCAAGCGCAGACGCAGGCGCAGGCGCAGGCCCAGGcacaggcccaggcccaggcccaggccttCCTCAGCCCACCACTGCCTCCAGGCTACAGCTACCCTGCTATGCCCTACTACCCTGCAATGCCTGGTCCCTTCCAGTACCCCCTCCTCATGCAGGCCAACGCCAAGCAGCCCACACAGTACCCACCCTACACAG gctttgATGATCTTTCTCAAGCGGCGGAGTTCAGTAAAGGATATGGGGGTTCAGCCCAATCACAACCCAAGGGAATCAACAACACTGGTAAAG GAAGCAGTGGGGTCCCTGATCTGA